A stretch of DNA from Arthrobacter globiformis:
TCGGGGCCATGCCGTCGTGGGCCATGGCGTAAAGCATCCGGGTGGAGGCATATAGTCCGGAGTTGCCCGCGGACAGGATTGCGGTCAGGATCACGGCGTTCATCAAGGCCGCTGCGAAGGCGATTCCGGCGCGCGAGAAAACCAGGGCAAACGGCGATGCTGCAACATCGGACTCGCCGGAGGCCAGCAGGCTCGGATCGCTGAACGGGATCAGGCAGCCGATGATAAAGATGGCACCAATGTAGAAAAGCATGATGCGCCAGAAGACAGTGCGGATGGCCTTCGGCACTTCGCGACGCGGGTTCTTGGCTTCGCCTGCGGCGACTCCCACGAGCTCGGTGCCCTGGAAGGAGAACCCGGCAACCATGAAGACCGAGATGATCGAGACCCAACCCCCGTGGAAAACGTCATCGCGGTTTTCCCAGTTGCTCAGTCCCGGAGAGTCATCCCCGAGGATGCCGAAAATCATCAGCACACCGGCGATCAGGAAGAGCACCACTGCGCTGACCTTGATCAGGGAGAGCCAGAACTCCGACTCACCAAAGGACTTCGCCGAGAGGGCATTGAGCCCGGTCAACACCAGCAGGAAGATCCCGGCCCACACCCATCCTGGGACCCCCGGGAACCAGAAGTCCATGATGATTCCGGCTGCGACCAGCTCGGCGGCCACCGTGATGGCCCAGTTGAACCAATAGTTCCAGCCGATCGCGAAGCCAAAGGACGGGGAGACGAAACGGGTGGCAAAGGACTGGAAAGAACCGGCGACCGGAATTTTGGCCGACATCTCGCCCAGTGACTGCATCAACAGGAATACCATCAGCCCGACCAGCGCGTAGGCGGCCAACGCACCGCCGGGACCCGCTTGGGAAATGGTGCTGCCCGAGGCCACGAACAGCCCGGTACCGATCGCACCGCCGATAGCGATCATCTGCAGGTGGCGGTTGTTTAGCCCGCGCTTGAGGTCGTTGGTGGTTTCGCCGGAAGCGCGATCTGCCCGTATTGCAAGGGAGGACCCTTGTTGTGCTGTTTCTTCGGGTTTGATGTCTATGGAAGTTGCGCTTGGTGG
This window harbors:
- a CDS encoding amino acid permease, which gives rise to MTPPSATSIDIKPEETAQQGSSLAIRADRASGETTNDLKRGLNNRHLQMIAIGGAIGTGLFVASGSTISQAGPGGALAAYALVGLMVFLLMQSLGEMSAKIPVAGSFQSFATRFVSPSFGFAIGWNYWFNWAITVAAELVAAGIIMDFWFPGVPGWVWAGIFLLVLTGLNALSAKSFGESEFWLSLIKVSAVVLFLIAGVLMIFGILGDDSPGLSNWENRDDVFHGGWVSIISVFMVAGFSFQGTELVGVAAGEAKNPRREVPKAIRTVFWRIMLFYIGAIFIIGCLIPFSDPSLLASGESDVAASPFALVFSRAGIAFAAALMNAVILTAILSAGNSGLYASTRMLYAMAHDGMAPKIFGRTNARGVPIAALLATAAVGLFGFLSAIVGQGAAYSWLLNMSGLCGFIVWAGIAVSHYRFRRGFLAQGNKVSDLPYKASLFPIGPLLAFALLILVIAGQNYEAVLAGRTMEVLSSYIGLPVFIVLWLAHRFITKSKVVPLLEMDLTAPKDLEDEPRGGTQ